In the Candidatus Auribacterota bacterium genome, GTCATAACCGCCGCCAGAATGAATATGAGAACTATAGCATATCTGCGTTTCTCGCTCAATACCCTGTAGCTGAGGATGCCCGCCCTGACAAGGAAAAGGATGACGAGAGGGAACTCAAAGACAAGGCCAAAGGCAATCAGCATGCGGCTCACGAAGGTGACATACTCGTTGATCGTCCACAGATTTCCTATCCCCATGAGCCTGTTGAAACCCCAGAAAAACTGGATCGTCCATGGCAGCGTGGTGAAGTAACAGAAGGCCATGCCCGCATAAAACATGAGGGCGCCGCCGCACAGGACGGGGCCAAAATAGCGGCGTTCCTTCTGCGTGAGCGCCGGCAAGACAAAAATGCCGACGAGATAGAGGAGGATCGGGAGCGAAATAACGAGCGCGGCCTCAGCCGAAACCTTCATCGCGACTGAGATTCCGCCGGCCGGAGAGAGCGTCGGGAGTATCGCTGCCGCCGCAGGGCTGCTCCCGTCCCGGTCGATGACGAGCATGAGGGGGCGCTTTAAAAGCCCGAGGGTATATCCCCTGAGCGTAAGCGGGAGGGCTATCAGGAAAGCACATCCGAATACGCACAGCGCCTTGATAATCGTACGCCTCAGGTCTTCAAGATGATCGAGGAAAGGTTTCTCCTCAGGCTTTTCAGCCTGAGCCGCGGCATGCATTCCATCACGCTTCCCTGCGAGCGCCGCGTCAGGGGGTTGGTGGTTTTTTCTCATCCGGCGTGGATTCTTTCTTCCCTTCGCCCTCCTCCATGCCCTTCTTGAACTCCTTAACTCCCTTCCCGAGACTCTTCAT is a window encoding:
- the tatC gene encoding twin-arginine translocase subunit TatC produces the protein MRKNHQPPDAALAGKRDGMHAAAQAEKPEEKPFLDHLEDLRRTIIKALCVFGCAFLIALPLTLRGYTLGLLKRPLMLVIDRDGSSPAAAAILPTLSPAGGISVAMKVSAEAALVISLPILLYLVGIFVLPALTQKERRYFGPVLCGGALMFYAGMAFCYFTTLPWTIQFFWGFNRLMGIGNLWTINEYVTFVSRMLIAFGLVFEFPLVILFLVRAGILSYRVLSEKRRYAIVLIFILAAVMTPGPDVVSQIAMALPLLLLYEICVWGAKLIERREA
- a CDS encoding twin-arginine translocase TatA/TatE family subunit; its protein translation is MTLMPLAFFQNVGLPELIVILFIILLLFGAKRLPEMMKSLGKGVKEFKKGMEEGEGKKESTPDEKKPPTP